From one Caldithrix abyssi DSM 13497 genomic stretch:
- a CDS encoding ISL3 family transposase — MKDKELFKQILGLSHPWEVSKVDLDIANEEVEIEIIYKSKKGFCPECEVEYDIYDHREKRRWRHLDTCQMKTYIVCKVPRIKCKEHGVKTIKVPWAEKSSRTTLLFERFAIELLLASKNQSKTAQFLRISFDMLHHIMSKAVERGLSRRTEEDIKYIGIDEKSMKRGHTYVSVLSDSERRRVIDVSEGRTTSSASSLINKGLTEKQKEGLKAVSMDMWKAFIKAVQKELPNASIVHDKFHIMKYLNDGVDKTRREEARKLQKSNDKTLVKSKYLFLKNLENMTDKQLSRFRKIQELNLITSQAWAAKENFKEFFRSETINDAKFFFAEWYQDIKERSLNKMIKVAKMLIAHSDGLLNYIRYQIDNSVAEWLNGKIQEIKTVGRGFRKFENFRIAILFFLGKLDLFPQESQ; from the coding sequence ATGAAAGATAAAGAATTATTTAAACAGATTTTGGGACTTTCGCATCCCTGGGAAGTTTCTAAAGTTGACTTAGATATTGCGAATGAGGAAGTAGAAATAGAGATTATCTATAAGTCAAAAAAAGGTTTTTGTCCCGAATGCGAAGTGGAATATGATATTTATGATCACCGCGAAAAACGTCGTTGGCGGCATTTGGATACATGCCAAATGAAGACCTATATTGTCTGCAAAGTACCCCGCATTAAATGCAAGGAACATGGAGTAAAAACGATCAAAGTACCTTGGGCAGAAAAGTCGAGTCGAACGACTTTATTATTTGAACGTTTTGCTATTGAGTTATTACTGGCCTCCAAGAACCAGAGCAAAACGGCACAATTTTTACGGATCAGCTTTGATATGCTTCATCATATAATGAGCAAAGCAGTGGAACGCGGGCTATCACGCCGAACGGAAGAGGACATTAAATATATCGGGATAGATGAGAAGAGTATGAAAAGAGGTCATACTTATGTAAGCGTATTATCCGATAGTGAAAGAAGACGTGTAATAGATGTAAGTGAAGGTCGCACAACAAGCTCTGCCAGTTCGTTAATAAACAAGGGATTAACAGAGAAACAAAAGGAGGGCCTCAAAGCGGTCAGTATGGATATGTGGAAAGCTTTTATTAAAGCTGTTCAAAAGGAGCTTCCCAATGCTTCCATAGTGCATGACAAATTTCATATAATGAAGTATTTAAATGATGGAGTGGATAAAACCAGACGAGAGGAAGCCCGTAAATTACAAAAATCTAATGATAAAACCTTAGTGAAAAGTAAATATTTATTTTTAAAGAATCTGGAAAATATGACGGACAAGCAATTATCGCGTTTCAGAAAAATTCAAGAACTTAACCTTATCACTTCCCAGGCTTGGGCGGCCAAAGAGAACTTCAAAGAATTCTTTAGGAGTGAAACAATAAATGATGCGAAATTTTTTTTTGCGGAATGGTATCAGGATATTAAGGAACGTTCTTTAAATAAAATGATTAAAGTAGCAAAAATGCTCATTGCTCATTCAGATGGCTTATTAAACTATATAAGATATCAGATAGATAATTCAGTAGCCGAATGGTTGAACGGCAAGATACAGGAGATAAAAACAGTTGGTAGAGGCTTTAGAAAATTTGAAAATTTTAGGATAGCAATACTTTTCTTTCTTGGTAAATTAGACCTTTTTCCACAGGAATCCCAGTAG
- a CDS encoding (Fe-S)-binding protein, with product MSKNNSQTVLKRIKVINYAEYPAGQIPRKAEIDIREEISVQEVTQNIYGESEIRQALQIVGKHTSEDELNCGACGYNSCREFAAALLEGKAEQPMCVSYMRKLAQRKANALIKTMPSGVVIIDQDLRIIECNYLFAQMMGEETKQIYEVQPGLVGANFRKIFPHSELFSEVLETGKDISNKKITLKNSVLSVSIFTIEENKIVGGIFEDITTTTVKKDMIVQKSKDVIKKNLETVQKIAYLLGENASETEIILNSIIDGFENDEE from the coding sequence ATGAGCAAAAACAATTCACAAACGGTACTGAAAAGAATAAAGGTGATCAATTATGCCGAATATCCTGCTGGCCAGATTCCACGGAAAGCGGAAATAGATATTCGCGAAGAGATTAGCGTTCAAGAAGTAACGCAGAATATTTATGGCGAAAGTGAAATACGGCAGGCCTTACAGATTGTTGGCAAACACACTTCCGAAGATGAGTTAAATTGCGGCGCCTGCGGCTACAACTCCTGTCGGGAATTTGCCGCGGCTCTTCTGGAAGGTAAAGCCGAACAACCAATGTGCGTTTCTTATATGCGAAAATTGGCGCAACGCAAGGCCAACGCCTTAATAAAAACCATGCCGTCGGGTGTGGTCATTATTGATCAAGACCTGAGAATTATTGAATGTAATTACCTTTTTGCACAAATGATGGGCGAAGAGACAAAACAAATTTATGAAGTACAACCCGGGTTGGTCGGCGCTAATTTTAGAAAAATTTTCCCACACAGTGAATTATTCAGCGAAGTTCTGGAAACAGGTAAAGACATCAGTAATAAAAAAATAACATTAAAAAATTCGGTTCTTTCCGTTTCGATTTTTACCATCGAAGAGAACAAAATTGTCGGCGGAATCTTTGAGGACATTACCACGACCACTGTTAAAAAAGATATGATCGTGCAAAAATCAAAAGATGTAATCAAAAAGAACCTGGAAACCGTTCAAAAGATCGCCTATCTTTTAGGGGAAAACGCGTCTGAAACGGAGATAATTTTAAACTCGATCATTGATGGATTTGAAAATGACGAAGAATGA
- a CDS encoding SpoIIE family protein phosphatase translates to MTKNDEYFFDVDFFQRCKHHQMAPGDVFFLKKRKTDDRLIAVLSDGLGSGIKANVLATLTATMASNFIYNNYDIKKTAQLIMSTLPVCKVRKISYSTMSIVDIQSNGKVKIAEYDNPEFLLFKNDRPVNVKKEKEEINVNNEKKLFYFCEFNFEPGDRIIIYSDGVVQSGIGKPASPLGWGEDSAQEYIRSILQAAPNISSRELARQVVFKAVQNDDNIPRDDITCAVVYFRKPRRLLLISGPPFDKTKDSYIAEQIKNYPGKKIICGGTTANIIARELKREITVNLNNMDYSLPPPSTMEGVDLVTEGIMTLAKVAELLEKHVNFEVRGATTNPALEIIDLLLQSDIIQFIVGTRINEFHQNPNMPVELGIRRNVIKKIAKLLEEKYFKKTKIDFV, encoded by the coding sequence ATGACGAAGAATGATGAATATTTTTTTGATGTGGATTTTTTTCAGAGGTGCAAACATCATCAAATGGCGCCTGGCGATGTTTTCTTTCTTAAAAAGCGAAAAACCGACGATCGTTTAATAGCGGTTTTATCGGACGGCCTGGGGAGCGGCATTAAGGCTAACGTTCTGGCTACGTTAACCGCAACCATGGCCTCCAATTTCATTTATAACAATTACGACATAAAAAAGACGGCTCAACTTATTATGAGCACTTTGCCTGTTTGTAAGGTCAGAAAAATCAGTTATTCTACCATGAGCATTGTGGATATTCAGAGTAACGGGAAAGTAAAAATTGCTGAATATGATAATCCAGAATTCCTTTTATTTAAAAACGATCGCCCGGTAAACGTTAAAAAAGAAAAGGAAGAAATTAATGTAAATAACGAAAAAAAGCTCTTTTACTTTTGTGAATTTAACTTTGAACCGGGCGACAGAATTATCATCTACTCCGATGGGGTTGTTCAATCTGGCATTGGGAAACCGGCTTCTCCCCTGGGCTGGGGAGAAGATTCGGCTCAGGAATACATTCGCTCTATTTTACAGGCAGCCCCAAATATCTCTTCCAGAGAACTGGCCAGACAAGTCGTTTTTAAGGCCGTGCAAAATGATGACAACATTCCCAGAGATGACATTACCTGCGCAGTGGTCTATTTCAGAAAGCCGCGCAGACTTTTGTTAATTTCCGGACCTCCATTTGACAAAACAAAAGATTCTTACATCGCAGAACAGATTAAAAACTATCCGGGGAAAAAGATAATTTGCGGCGGCACCACGGCTAATATTATAGCCAGGGAATTAAAGCGGGAAATAACAGTAAACTTAAATAACATGGATTATAGTCTGCCGCCTCCGTCCACTATGGAAGGCGTGGATTTAGTTACCGAAGGCATTATGACGCTGGCCAAAGTAGCGGAACTGCTGGAAAAGCACGTCAATTTTGAAGTGCGCGGGGCCACAACGAATCCGGCGTTAGAAATCATCGACCTGTTATTGCAATCGGATATTATTCAATTTATTGTTGGCACGCGGATTAATGAATTCCACCAGAACCCTAACATGCCTGTGGAGTTAGGGATTAGACGGAATGTCATCAAAAAAATTGCAAAGTTATTGGAAGAAAAATATTTCAAAAAAACAAAAATTGATTTTGTTTAA
- a CDS encoding NAD(P)H-dependent oxidoreductase subunit E: MKITVCVGTYCHLMGSMTLYNFLEDYLKRHPDAFELEMSNCLDVCNRESCEAPILKMDEKIYSKMSVEKLKTILKEL; this comes from the coding sequence ATGAAAATCACAGTTTGTGTGGGAACATATTGTCATTTAATGGGCAGCATGACATTATATAATTTTCTTGAGGATTATTTGAAAAGGCATCCCGATGCTTTTGAACTGGAAATGAGTAATTGCCTCGATGTGTGCAACCGCGAATCCTGCGAGGCTCCAATTTTAAAAATGGATGAGAAAATTTATTCTAAGATGTCTGTTGAAAAATTAAAAACCATTTTAAAGGAATTGTAG
- a CDS encoding monomeric [FeFe] hydrogenase, whose translation MPYITEVTLLKRKILSLISEKMFNGTLKEDLRNIAYILIPDDTKPLKCCIYFDRALTKQKIKLILGLDHIKYKNVAWSDIYNDFEKNNGKEIPLITVLRDACNGCPQKRYYITEACQHCLAHPCVLNCPKNAITIESDRAVIDEEKCVKCGICVKICPFNAIIEVHKPCEYACPTGAITTDENNIAVIDEEKCIYCGQCIIGCPFGAIVERTDILQVIKKIKENKNLVALVAPSAVGQFSPKATMKQLCTALKLIGFKKVYELAYFADLIAREEAAELKEKKAENQTLTSSCCPAWVYFARKGRKNFAKTLSNALSPMARAAEAKKGDEIFVFIGPCLSKKREAESTAIDYVLTFEELACLFTAKKIDVLSCEESEFDVEGPRPGRIFAVSGGVTEAIKHYAGTEFNTEKINGLDKDSIKYLQRLKGVDFIEVMACENGCIGGPFVVTNPKRTAKLIENTE comes from the coding sequence ATGCCTTACATAACAGAAGTTACGCTTTTAAAACGCAAAATTCTCTCTTTGATCAGTGAGAAAATGTTTAACGGTACTCTGAAAGAGGATCTCCGTAATATTGCTTATATACTCATACCTGACGATACAAAACCGCTGAAGTGCTGTATCTATTTTGACAGGGCGCTTACCAAACAAAAAATAAAACTGATATTGGGATTAGACCATATCAAATACAAAAACGTAGCCTGGTCTGACATTTATAATGACTTTGAAAAAAATAACGGTAAAGAGATACCGCTTATTACGGTGTTGCGCGACGCCTGCAACGGATGCCCGCAAAAACGCTATTATATAACGGAAGCCTGTCAACACTGTCTGGCGCATCCATGCGTTTTGAACTGCCCCAAAAACGCCATTACCATTGAAAGCGACAGAGCCGTTATTGACGAAGAGAAATGTGTGAAATGCGGAATCTGCGTCAAAATATGTCCGTTTAACGCCATCATTGAGGTGCATAAGCCCTGTGAATACGCCTGTCCAACCGGAGCCATTACAACAGACGAGAACAATATTGCGGTAATCGATGAGGAAAAATGCATCTACTGCGGCCAGTGTATTATCGGCTGCCCTTTTGGCGCCATTGTTGAGAGAACGGATATTCTGCAAGTTATTAAAAAAATCAAGGAAAATAAAAATTTAGTGGCTCTGGTGGCGCCTTCAGCGGTTGGCCAGTTTTCGCCCAAAGCAACCATGAAACAGTTGTGCACCGCCCTGAAATTGATTGGCTTCAAAAAAGTTTACGAGCTGGCTTATTTTGCCGATTTGATCGCCCGGGAAGAAGCCGCTGAGTTAAAAGAAAAAAAAGCAGAAAACCAGACCTTAACCTCTTCGTGCTGTCCGGCGTGGGTGTATTTTGCCCGGAAGGGAAGAAAAAATTTTGCGAAAACACTGTCTAACGCATTAAGCCCGATGGCCAGGGCCGCCGAAGCAAAAAAGGGCGATGAAATCTTTGTATTTATTGGCCCCTGTTTAAGTAAAAAGAGAGAAGCGGAAAGTACGGCCATCGATTATGTTTTGACTTTTGAAGAACTGGCCTGCTTATTTACGGCTAAAAAAATTGACGTGCTCTCCTGCGAGGAATCTGAGTTTGATGTGGAAGGGCCCCGACCGGGAAGAATATTTGCTGTTTCGGGAGGCGTTACAGAAGCCATAAAACACTACGCTGGTACAGAATTTAACACAGAAAAAATAAATGGACTGGATAAAGATTCCATTAAATATTTGCAAAGATTAAAAGGTGTTGATTTTATAGAGGTTATGGCCTGCGAAAATGGTTGTATTGGCGGACCGTTTGTTGTAACCAATCCCAAAAGAACCGCTAAATTAATCGAAAATACGGAATAA
- a CDS encoding response regulator yields the protein MESIGTLAGGVAHDFNNLLTVINGYAELMRLSMNEDHPLHKAVSAISEAGKRAAELTNQLLAFSRKQVSKSEVININEIIASMEKMLKRLIGEDIYLEKKLDSHIHRIKADKSHLEQIIMNLLVNARDAIRLNKQPEAKKEILIETGNVILDDEFVGAHPGSKKGSYVYLSIADTGLGMDEKTKTRIFEPFFTTKEKGQGTGLGLALVYGIVKQHNGYISVHSMPGEGTTFKIYFPTTSEKPAVEKRIAREKEYVGTETILLVEDDAQVREFTSNALKSLHYKVIEAENGRKAIDLIEKHNIAFDLIISDVVMPDMNGLEMVKIVKRRQPDVKVILISGYTDNIVEDGQLSKKEFHYLQKPFSVEQLARKIREALAEA from the coding sequence ATGGAATCCATTGGAACGCTGGCCGGCGGCGTGGCGCATGACTTTAACAATCTTTTAACGGTGATTAATGGTTACGCCGAATTGATGCGTTTATCCATGAATGAAGATCACCCACTCCATAAAGCGGTTTCTGCGATTTCCGAGGCGGGAAAGAGGGCGGCTGAATTAACCAACCAGCTATTAGCTTTTAGCCGCAAACAGGTTTCAAAATCGGAAGTGATTAATATTAATGAAATTATAGCTTCCATGGAGAAAATGCTTAAACGATTGATCGGCGAAGATATCTATCTTGAAAAAAAATTGGATAGCCATATTCATCGGATCAAAGCCGACAAATCGCATCTCGAACAAATTATTATGAATTTATTGGTTAATGCGCGCGATGCCATTCGTTTAAACAAACAACCGGAAGCTAAAAAGGAAATTTTAATTGAAACAGGTAATGTCATCTTAGATGATGAATTTGTGGGCGCCCATCCTGGCAGCAAAAAAGGTTCATACGTTTATCTTTCCATAGCAGATACCGGCCTCGGAATGGATGAGAAAACCAAAACGAGAATATTTGAACCTTTTTTTACCACCAAAGAAAAAGGCCAGGGAACGGGTTTGGGGTTAGCCCTTGTTTATGGGATTGTTAAGCAGCACAATGGCTATATCAGCGTTCATTCCATGCCGGGAGAGGGAACCACCTTTAAAATCTATTTCCCAACCACCAGTGAAAAACCTGCGGTGGAAAAAAGAATAGCAAGGGAAAAAGAATATGTTGGAACAGAAACCATTTTACTGGTTGAAGACGACGCGCAGGTGCGCGAATTTACATCAAACGCTTTAAAATCCTTACATTATAAAGTCATTGAGGCCGAAAATGGAAGAAAGGCCATCGACTTAATCGAAAAGCACAACATCGCTTTTGATCTGATCATAAGCGATGTTGTGATGCCCGATATGAACGGGCTTGAAATGGTAAAAATTGTAAAAAGACGACAGCCGGATGTAAAAGTGATCCTGATTTCCGGTTACACGGATAATATTGTAGAGGATGGGCAGCTGAGCAAAAAAGAGTTTCATTATCTCCAAAAGCCATTTTCTGTGGAACAACTGGCTCGAAAAATAAGAGAGGCGCTGGCTGAAGCGTAA